One segment of Oscillospiraceae bacterium MB08-C2-2 DNA contains the following:
- the htpG gene encoding molecular chaperone HtpG: MAKKQFKAESQRLLDLMINSIYTHKEIFLREIISNASDAVDKLCYLSLTDDKVGLSRGDFAITLAPDKENRQLVISDNGVGMTREELETNLGTIAKSGSLQFKKDMKEGETQTGADVDIIGQFGVGFYSAFMVSDQVTVISRAYGSEEAFKWESSGVDGYTISPCEKDTVGTQIIMKIKEDTDDENYSQYLEEYTLVDLVKKYSDYIRYPIKMEREKHRPKEGGEEGESETYSEVETLNSMIPIWQRSRSEVTQEDYNTFYREKFFDFEEPLKAIHMDAEGLVSYKALLFIPAKASYDYYTKEYKKGLQLYSSGVLITDKCEELVPEHFRFIRGVVDSPDLSLNLSREMLQHTRQLKTIATSLEKKVKNELLKLLSDDREKYETFYKSFGLQLKYGITAGFGMNKDMLADLLLFYSSTEQKLVTLGEYISRMKEDQKNIYYATGETIQKIAGLPQLEPIREKGYEILYFTDEVDEFAVQAMRDYKEKPFRSGNSEDPELVTEEEKKQAEKQSEDNKSLLEFAKEALGDRVQDVKISHKLRSHPVCLTAEGPLSFEMEKYLNTVQPDSDTKAQRVLELNPGHEVFAALQTLYTGNPEQAKKYVEVLYHQAVLMAGLPLEDPAAYSDIVFGLLK; encoded by the coding sequence ATGGCTAAAAAACAGTTTAAAGCAGAATCCCAGCGTCTGCTGGATCTTATGATTAATTCCATCTATACTCACAAAGAGATTTTCCTGAGGGAAATCATCTCCAATGCCAGCGATGCTGTGGATAAGCTTTGCTATCTTTCCCTCACCGATGATAAGGTTGGGCTTTCCCGCGGTGATTTCGCCATTACCCTTGCGCCGGATAAGGAAAACCGTCAGCTGGTGATTTCAGATAATGGCGTTGGCATGACCCGTGAAGAGCTGGAAACCAATCTGGGAACCATTGCCAAGAGCGGCTCTCTCCAGTTTAAAAAGGATATGAAGGAAGGCGAAACCCAAACCGGTGCGGATGTGGATATCATTGGCCAGTTCGGCGTGGGCTTTTATTCCGCCTTTATGGTCAGCGATCAGGTAACGGTTATCAGCCGTGCCTATGGCTCTGAGGAAGCCTTTAAGTGGGAATCCTCCGGTGTGGATGGCTACACCATTTCCCCCTGTGAAAAAGATACAGTGGGCACCCAGATTATCATGAAGATCAAGGAAGACACGGATGACGAGAACTACAGCCAATACCTTGAGGAATACACCCTTGTGGACTTGGTGAAGAAATATTCCGATTACATCCGCTATCCCATCAAAATGGAGCGTGAAAAACACCGCCCCAAGGAAGGCGGCGAAGAGGGCGAAAGCGAAACCTATAGCGAGGTGGAAACCCTTAACAGCATGATTCCTATTTGGCAGCGCAGCCGTTCGGAGGTAACCCAAGAGGATTACAACACCTTCTATCGGGAAAAATTCTTCGATTTTGAGGAGCCTTTGAAAGCCATCCACATGGATGCGGAAGGGCTTGTTTCCTACAAGGCACTGCTGTTTATCCCTGCCAAAGCCTCTTATGATTATTACACGAAAGAGTATAAGAAGGGGCTTCAGCTTTATTCCAGCGGCGTTCTGATTACCGATAAATGTGAAGAGCTGGTTCCAGAGCATTTCCGCTTTATCCGTGGTGTCGTGGATTCTCCCGATCTTTCCCTTAATCTTTCCCGTGAGATGCTCCAGCATACCCGTCAGCTTAAAACCATTGCCACCAGCTTGGAAAAGAAGGTCAAAAACGAGCTGCTCAAGCTGCTCAGCGACGACCGGGAAAAATACGAGACTTTTTATAAGAGCTTCGGCTTGCAGCTTAAATATGGCATCACCGCAGGCTTTGGCATGAACAAAGATATGCTGGCCGATTTACTGTTGTTCTATTCCTCCACCGAGCAGAAGCTGGTCACCCTTGGGGAATACATTTCCCGCATGAAGGAAGATCAGAAAAACATCTACTACGCCACAGGCGAGACCATCCAGAAAATCGCTGGTCTGCCCCAGCTTGAGCCTATCCGTGAAAAGGGCTATGAAATCCTCTACTTCACCGATGAGGTGGATGAATTTGCTGTACAGGCTATGCGGGATTACAAAGAAAAACCTTTCCGCTCCGGCAACAGCGAAGATCCCGAGCTGGTAACCGAAGAAGAAAAGAAGCAGGCTGAAAAGCAATCCGAGGATAACAAGAGCCTACTGGAATTCGCCAAGGAAGCGTTGGGCGATCGGGTGCAGGATGTGAAAATTTCCCACAAGCTGCGCAGCCACCCTGTCTGCCTCACCGCTGAAGGCCCTCTTTCTTTTGAAATGGAGAAATACCTCAACACAGTTCAGCCTGACAGCGATACCAAGGCACAGCGGGTTCTGGAGCTGAATCCGGGTCATGAGGTCTTTGCCGCTCTGCAAACGCTTTACACTGGGAACCCCGAGCAAGCCAAAAAATATGTGGAAGTTCTTTATCATCAGGCTGTTTTGATGGCAGGGCTTCCCTTGGAAGACCCCGCCGCTTATTCCGACATTGTATTCGGTCTGCTGAAATAA
- a CDS encoding DeoR/GlpR family DNA-binding transcription regulator: MREERLKRIEQYLLQHEVCRLDTLSELMGVSKMTVRRDVDALCEMGVVHKVYGGVRHNRRQGVAPLLSYFQREVAHVKEKDYIGSIAGGLTHEKEVVFLDSGTTIPLLVKYLSGKQVNIVTHNLSALGECSKQAGLNLFGLGGEYNRMGSSFAGELTQEEVGRYNITTAFIAATGVSLEVGYTCSIPLEAAIKRLVIQKATRVYALVDHTKWNVSAMMTFAKLTDIQGVITDRRPPAEFMNLFQQNGIEVHY; this comes from the coding sequence ATGCGTGAAGAAAGACTGAAAAGGATCGAACAATATCTCCTTCAGCATGAGGTTTGCCGGTTGGATACCCTGAGTGAGCTGATGGGCGTTTCTAAAATGACTGTGCGCCGGGATGTGGATGCCCTCTGCGAGATGGGTGTGGTGCACAAGGTTTATGGCGGGGTGCGCCATAACCGCCGGCAGGGAGTGGCCCCGCTGCTTTCCTATTTTCAGCGCGAGGTTGCTCATGTGAAGGAAAAAGATTACATAGGCTCCATTGCAGGCGGGCTGACCCATGAAAAAGAAGTGGTGTTTTTGGATTCCGGAACCACCATACCTCTCCTTGTAAAGTATTTAAGCGGAAAGCAGGTTAACATCGTCACACACAATCTCAGTGCGCTGGGGGAGTGCTCCAAGCAAGCAGGTTTGAACCTGTTTGGGCTGGGCGGTGAATACAACCGGATGGGAAGCAGCTTCGCCGGGGAGCTCACACAGGAAGAGGTTGGCCGCTATAATATCACCACCGCTTTTATAGCGGCTACCGGCGTTTCTCTGGAGGTGGGCTATACCTGTTCCATTCCGCTGGAGGCGGCAATTAAGCGTTTGGTAATTCAAAAAGCCACCCGAGTTTATGCACTGGTGGATCATACCAAATGGAATGTTTCTGCTATGATGACCTTTGCGAAATTAACCGACATTCAGGGGGTTATCACCGATCGGCGGCCCCCTGCGGAGTTTATGAATCTGTTCCAGCAAAACGGAATAGAGGTTCATTATTGA
- a CDS encoding GIY-YIG nuclease family protein: MASGEEAKGKHTVYILRCGDGSLYTGWTTRLEARIKTHNQGKGAKYTRTRLPVELVYAECWPEKSQALRREHAIKALSRAQKLSLISGQQK, translated from the coding sequence ATGGCATCCGGCGAAGAAGCAAAAGGAAAGCATACGGTTTATATCCTGCGCTGTGGGGATGGCAGCCTTTATACCGGCTGGACAACCAGGCTGGAGGCTCGAATCAAAACCCACAACCAAGGCAAAGGGGCCAAATACACCCGCACCAGACTGCCGGTGGAATTGGTCTATGCAGAGTGCTGGCCGGAGAAATCACAGGCTCTGCGCCGGGAGCATGCCATCAAGGCCTTATCCCGGGCACAGAAACTGTCCTTGATCAGCGGGCAGCAAAAATGA